In Dermacentor andersoni chromosome 4, qqDerAnde1_hic_scaffold, whole genome shotgun sequence, the following proteins share a genomic window:
- the LOC126535778 gene encoding uncharacterized protein, with protein sequence MPLPAKGGLACSRLGIPLWPLVTLASLVSSVSCQQEQHSGGRPRKFISYYGHREVQEGENFIIYCFADPKAKISWTKDGSALRQWSAWQEYSVSEYNAQDFKVSRLEVQAADADFSGGYSCSSESLAKHFVQVTALQDSTVGEAACHVLVSGSH encoded by the exons ATGCCACTCCCGGCAAAGGGTGGTCTCGCCTGCTCAAGACTTGGCATTCCCCTGTGGCCATTGGTCACGCTGGCCAGTTTGGTGTCTAGCGTCTCCTGCCAGCAGGAGCAGCATTCTGGAGGCCGACCGCGCAAATTCATCAGCTATTATGGCCACCGGGAG GTACAAGAGGGAGAAAATTTTATCATCTACTGCTTTGCTGATCCGAAAGCCAAGATCTCGTGGACCAAGGACGGTTCAGCGTTGCGCCAATGGTCCGCCTGGCAGGAATACTCCGTGTCGGAGTACAACGCCCAGGACTTCAAGGTATCCAGGCTGGAGGTGCAGGCTGCCGACGCGGACTTCTCGGGCGGCTACAGCTGCTCGAGCGAGTCGCTTGCCAAACACTTCGTCCAGGTCACGGCCCTGCAGGACTCGACTGTAGGCGAAGCGGCCTGTCACGTTCTTGTGAGTGGCAGCCATTGA